A window of the Cellvibrio sp. pealriver genome harbors these coding sequences:
- a CDS encoding tryptophan halogenase family protein — translation MLKKLEIVIVGGGTAGWMCAAALASLAGEKICNITLVESDEIGSVGVGEATLPHMKFFNDRIGIDEADMMKQTQATIKLGIQFVDWGALGNSYVHPFGSHGARIDGVEFHQQWARAQHLDATKPIDAYSFAIQSALQNKFQFPGQDQQNINSTFSYAYHFDAGLYANYLRRFAEQKNAKRIEGKITQITNHPDSGNITSIVLASGEKISGDYFIDCSGFRSLLLGKNLQAQFEDWSKWLVCDRAFAVPSKLTDELPPYTQSKAKAAGWQWRIPLQHRTGNGYVFCSHYISDDEAASSLLQDINGDALSEPRLLTFTSGRYQKSWTKNCIAVGLASGFLEPLESTSIYLIKAAILNFIKLLPGAHPQQAILDEYNRLMDIEYERIRDFLILHYHLNQRDDSELWRYCRAMEVPDSLKEKIQLFKHRGYVDSYTYGLFSVPSWVSVLAGQDLKQEGIDPFASKISVEMASQKLQGIYQNITTALADTPSHKDFIARYCPAKS, via the coding sequence ATGTTAAAAAAACTGGAAATTGTTATCGTAGGTGGCGGTACAGCAGGTTGGATGTGTGCAGCCGCACTGGCATCGCTGGCCGGAGAAAAAATTTGCAATATCACGCTCGTTGAATCTGATGAGATTGGTAGTGTGGGCGTGGGTGAAGCAACCTTGCCACACATGAAATTTTTCAATGATCGTATCGGTATCGATGAAGCCGATATGATGAAACAGACTCAAGCAACGATTAAGCTCGGAATACAATTTGTCGATTGGGGGGCGTTGGGCAATTCCTATGTCCACCCTTTTGGTAGTCATGGTGCGCGCATTGACGGCGTGGAATTTCATCAGCAATGGGCGAGAGCCCAGCATCTGGATGCAACAAAGCCAATCGATGCCTATTCTTTTGCTATCCAAAGTGCGTTGCAGAATAAATTTCAATTTCCTGGCCAAGACCAGCAGAATATTAATTCTACGTTTTCCTATGCCTATCATTTTGATGCAGGGCTGTATGCGAATTATTTACGGCGCTTTGCAGAGCAAAAAAATGCCAAACGTATTGAAGGCAAGATAACCCAGATCACTAATCATCCTGATAGTGGCAACATAACATCTATCGTGTTGGCGTCAGGTGAAAAAATCAGTGGTGATTATTTTATTGATTGCTCCGGTTTCAGATCGCTGTTGTTGGGTAAAAATCTTCAGGCTCAGTTTGAGGATTGGTCCAAGTGGTTGGTGTGCGATAGAGCCTTTGCTGTTCCAAGTAAGTTGACCGATGAGCTCCCGCCCTATACACAATCAAAAGCCAAAGCGGCGGGTTGGCAGTGGCGCATTCCCTTACAGCATCGCACCGGCAATGGTTATGTATTTTGTAGCCATTACATCAGTGATGATGAGGCGGCAAGTTCCCTGCTGCAGGATATTAATGGCGATGCGTTGTCTGAACCGCGGTTATTAACATTTACCTCGGGGCGATATCAAAAATCCTGGACTAAAAATTGTATCGCTGTGGGTTTGGCCAGTGGGTTTCTGGAGCCTTTGGAATCAACCAGTATTTATTTAATTAAGGCCGCTATATTAAATTTTATAAAACTACTTCCCGGTGCACATCCGCAGCAGGCGATATTGGATGAATACAATCGCTTGATGGATATTGAATATGAGCGGATCCGCGATTTTCTGATATTGCATTATCACCTCAACCAGCGGGACGATTCAGAGTTGTGGCGCTATTGCCGCGCAATGGAAGTGCCTGACAGCCTCAAAGAAAAAATACAGTTGTTTAAACACAGGGGTTATGTGGATTCTTACACCTATGGTTTGTTTTCTGTACCCAGTTGGGTGTCGGTTTTGGCTGGCCAGGATCTTAAACAAGAGGGGATAGATCCCTTTGCATCAAAAATAAGTGTAGAAATGGCGAGCCAAAAGCTGCAGGGTATTTATCAGAATATCACCACAGCACTTGCGGATACGCCATCGCACAAAGACTTTATTGCACGCTACTGTCCTGCCAAGTCCTGA
- a CDS encoding TonB-dependent siderophore receptor: MKIFRFTPLFLAIAAAPGFSATEELIVTGSYNPVTNEQLSSSVSVINKQELLQLSSNNVIDALRQIPSLWVEEQGGPGGVTSIALRGAEANHTLVLLDGVQLNDPTNTRGGAFDLNSINIESIERIEIIRGAQSAVYGSDALAGVIHIITQAPSKSTTQFNGTVGSDDYGSVGMSTSGKFNNLGYAFAVQSKDAGEPVPGSTAKNTEFTSRLNWQQDNHTVNFNYRYFDGERTSFPEQSGGPEFAVDRNLDRSEYTDQNAGLGWTMQVNDVWQSRVQTSWYQREETIDSPGIAPYFELPPNGSVIDFDRTNASWINTLGDKNTLWFNVGVEHKREQGTNLGYAVSRDVFPLDFSLTREINSAFINANAYVTKEWLIQASVRHDDPSNYSAEDTAQIGTRYQLNDQISLFANWGEGFKLPSFFALGHPMTGNEDLVPETVKSGDVGIEFSGSEFSSRISYFDHHYRNLIDFDAEAFQNVNRSRVETSGVESEFTWQVQSHLKLRAHASYTDIDMMSSDNHLLGRPQTTYGASAHYALNDDWQFNLNYLRVDERFAASLYTGSTVEQVLGAYDRLDASANWQMNTNVRFNVSLDNLTDENYYTDIGFPSAGQSAKLGVTITF; this comes from the coding sequence ATGAAAATTTTTCGCTTTACTCCACTATTCCTCGCTATCGCTGCCGCGCCTGGTTTTTCTGCGACGGAAGAACTCATCGTCACCGGTAGTTATAACCCTGTTACCAATGAGCAATTGTCTTCATCGGTCTCGGTCATCAACAAACAAGAATTGTTGCAATTAAGCAGCAACAACGTGATTGATGCCCTGCGCCAAATTCCCAGCCTGTGGGTTGAAGAGCAAGGCGGCCCGGGCGGCGTAACGTCCATTGCCCTGCGCGGCGCAGAAGCAAACCACACACTGGTGTTATTGGATGGTGTGCAATTAAATGACCCAACCAATACCCGCGGCGGTGCATTTGATTTGAATAGCATTAATATCGAATCGATTGAACGAATTGAAATTATTCGCGGCGCACAATCGGCTGTGTACGGTTCAGATGCATTAGCCGGTGTTATCCACATCATCACCCAGGCACCGAGCAAATCCACCACCCAGTTTAATGGCACAGTAGGCAGTGACGACTACGGCAGTGTCGGCATGAGCACCTCGGGTAAATTCAATAATCTGGGTTACGCCTTCGCGGTGCAATCCAAGGATGCCGGTGAACCCGTTCCCGGTAGCACCGCAAAAAATACTGAATTCACCAGCCGCTTAAACTGGCAGCAAGACAATCACACCGTGAATTTTAATTACCGTTATTTTGATGGCGAGCGCACCAGCTTCCCCGAACAAAGTGGCGGCCCGGAATTTGCGGTAGACCGCAACCTCGACCGCAGTGAATACACCGACCAAAACGCGGGCTTGGGTTGGACCATGCAAGTGAATGATGTGTGGCAATCGCGCGTGCAAACCAGTTGGTATCAGCGCGAAGAAACTATCGATTCGCCCGGTATCGCACCGTATTTTGAATTGCCACCCAATGGTTCGGTGATTGATTTTGATCGCACCAATGCAAGCTGGATCAACACACTGGGCGATAAAAATACGCTGTGGTTTAACGTCGGCGTAGAACACAAACGCGAACAAGGCACCAATCTGGGTTACGCCGTATCGCGTGATGTATTCCCGTTGGATTTCAGCCTCACGCGTGAAATCAACAGCGCCTTTATCAATGCAAATGCTTACGTGACAAAAGAATGGTTGATACAAGCAAGCGTGCGCCATGACGACCCGAGTAATTACTCGGCAGAAGACACTGCACAAATCGGTACACGCTATCAGTTAAATGATCAGATTTCGCTGTTCGCCAACTGGGGCGAAGGCTTCAAATTGCCGAGCTTTTTTGCATTGGGCCACCCGATGACGGGCAACGAAGATCTGGTGCCGGAGACTGTCAAATCAGGCGATGTCGGAATTGAATTTTCGGGCAGCGAATTTTCATCGCGCATCAGTTATTTCGATCACCACTACCGCAACCTCATCGACTTTGATGCGGAGGCATTCCAAAACGTGAATCGCTCGCGCGTGGAAACCAGTGGTGTGGAATCGGAATTTACCTGGCAAGTGCAAAGCCATTTGAAATTGCGCGCCCATGCCAGCTACACCGATATCGATATGATGTCGTCGGACAACCATTTGCTCGGCCGTCCGCAAACCACCTACGGTGCATCAGCACATTATGCGCTCAATGATGATTGGCAATTTAACCTGAATTATTTGCGCGTCGATGAACGTTTTGCGGCGAGCCTTTATACGGGGAGCACCGTTGAGCAAGTGTTAGGAGCTTACGACCGCTTGGATGCCAGCGCGAATTGGCAGATGAATACCAATGTCCGCTTTAATGTGAGCCTGGATAATCTGACCGATGAAAACTACTACACCGACATAGGTTTTCCTTCGGCTGGCCAAAGCGCCAAACTCGGCGTCACCATTACGTTTTAA
- a CDS encoding cytochrome c, whose amino-acid sequence MSFLKKTLLSSFIVFSAPLFAANNAQNPAEYFKVNSDWISASKVSAVGNKLQITPATDGDILVLKANGSSEHLNTIEHIGDSVLETEFLVPEGSDAKLYVQGRYAIDLKNVNNEWQKLYVTFRAPRYNEASAKVDSALIVEVRINGETVTVNDIRTGMSENANVGWENPAGITSFLVNKGQLALRNFTIAPADFSLLTMPKNSGEMTNQKELVDFVALGKETFESVGCNACHSTIKNDAGVSTGPNLFGLFKREPRDREIVEGGEGHRFTIKADRQYLHRSIRAATDQLAVAESGAKKGEPFLPIMPAFSQQVLSDVQIDAIGDYLATLNDLRDQGPTIKLLAQTGAEEYDPIADRLQLLVDDEVRIQRGPLAGNVATGVSGRAIHVGSPWGVNYSFDPRLLAITKIWQGGFLDMTGEFTNRGGKGLKMGFESREINFGNQEFLFAPLNAQGKIIDFSFKEAKFGDVETIKASLNSKEDHLPRVAAMDAQFLGYTRNSKQKNELPTFNYRVGKNTLNIQTAIAANGDVTIKVNGDLKTAQQFSLNTQLLQNAAVSKGEIKDGQWTLPAGSKNVTLTAKMQVAANVWHAKKSEFDYRKQPIRITESKADLPAGYRVESYYPPKDNFGREQLFEALGLTLTDDKTVVVATRTAGIWRIVKGQWQLFAEGTFDSLGVLAEDKKGLTVIAGQKAELTRIRDTNGDGIADSYETLFDAHSYHGNYHSYMHGPTRGSDGAYYISINLADGGDGSTYKAGGKYMGTQGGLSGWNIRVEPNGKFELWANGLRSPAGLGTAPDGRLWYSDNQGEYMGTSKLFDIQKDMFFGHPSALVDLPGMTPDSAEIAWEKVQDKRTNAIVLLPHNRVANSPGNPAWDTTKGKFGAFAGQMLMGDQTQSNLLRIAIQNVDGVEQGSVMPFIDGLESGVMRPLFLPDNSLLLGQTGRGWQAKGGHVASLQRIVWDGKTIAPAITQMLATPTGFAIEFTQAISAKPTADELLSLIALESWVYRDAPDYGSEEMDVTQEAIKAVSISTDRKTINIDLSSLVQKQVHPQQTARVYHAQVKTQTLFEKNAPEKMDAYYTLYQFPKK is encoded by the coding sequence ATGTCTTTTCTGAAAAAAACATTACTCTCTTCTTTCATCGTTTTCAGTGCACCACTGTTTGCCGCGAATAACGCGCAAAACCCGGCCGAATATTTCAAGGTAAACAGCGACTGGATCAGCGCCAGTAAAGTCAGCGCTGTTGGCAATAAATTGCAAATCACACCGGCAACAGATGGCGATATTCTGGTGCTTAAGGCTAACGGCAGCAGCGAACATCTGAACACCATCGAGCATATTGGCGATTCAGTACTTGAAACTGAATTTCTGGTTCCCGAAGGCAGCGATGCAAAATTGTATGTGCAAGGCCGCTATGCCATAGATCTCAAAAACGTTAACAACGAATGGCAAAAGCTCTACGTGACCTTTCGCGCACCGCGCTATAACGAGGCGAGCGCAAAAGTGGATTCGGCCTTGATTGTAGAAGTCCGCATCAACGGTGAAACGGTAACGGTGAATGACATTCGCACCGGTATGAGCGAGAACGCCAATGTCGGCTGGGAAAACCCTGCGGGCATCACCAGTTTTTTAGTGAACAAAGGCCAGCTTGCACTGCGCAATTTCACCATTGCACCGGCGGATTTTTCATTGCTCACCATGCCCAAAAATTCTGGCGAGATGACTAACCAAAAAGAGTTGGTCGATTTTGTTGCGCTGGGCAAAGAGACGTTTGAGTCAGTCGGTTGTAATGCTTGTCACTCCACCATTAAAAACGATGCAGGCGTGAGCACCGGGCCAAATTTGTTCGGCTTGTTTAAACGCGAACCGCGTGACCGCGAAATTGTTGAAGGCGGCGAAGGTCATCGCTTTACCATTAAAGCTGATCGTCAATACTTGCACCGCAGCATCCGCGCCGCTACCGACCAATTGGCTGTTGCAGAAAGTGGAGCGAAGAAAGGCGAGCCCTTCTTGCCGATCATGCCGGCGTTTTCGCAACAGGTATTGAGCGATGTGCAAATTGATGCGATTGGCGATTACCTCGCAACATTAAATGACCTGCGCGATCAGGGTCCAACCATTAAATTACTCGCGCAAACCGGCGCAGAAGAATACGACCCGATTGCCGACCGTTTGCAACTTTTGGTGGATGATGAAGTGCGCATCCAACGCGGGCCCCTCGCAGGAAATGTGGCGACAGGTGTATCCGGCCGAGCCATTCACGTGGGATCGCCTTGGGGTGTTAACTATTCATTTGATCCACGCCTGCTCGCCATTACCAAAATTTGGCAAGGCGGCTTTTTGGATATGACCGGCGAATTTACCAACCGCGGCGGTAAAGGTTTGAAGATGGGCTTTGAGAGCCGCGAAATTAATTTCGGCAATCAGGAATTTTTATTTGCGCCACTGAATGCACAAGGCAAGATCATCGACTTCTCGTTTAAAGAAGCCAAATTTGGCGATGTAGAAACCATTAAGGCATCGCTCAATAGCAAAGAAGATCACCTGCCGCGCGTGGCTGCAATGGATGCGCAATTTTTGGGTTACACGCGCAATTCCAAACAAAAAAATGAATTGCCAACCTTTAACTATCGCGTTGGCAAAAACACGCTCAATATCCAAACTGCCATTGCGGCTAATGGCGATGTCACCATCAAGGTCAATGGCGATCTAAAAACAGCGCAACAATTTTCATTGAACACGCAGCTTTTACAAAATGCGGCCGTGAGCAAAGGTGAAATCAAAGACGGACAATGGACATTGCCAGCCGGCAGCAAAAACGTAACGCTCACCGCAAAAATGCAAGTGGCGGCCAATGTGTGGCATGCGAAAAAATCTGAATTTGATTATCGCAAACAACCCATCCGTATCACCGAATCCAAAGCCGATTTGCCAGCGGGTTATCGCGTTGAAAGTTATTACCCACCAAAAGATAATTTTGGCCGTGAGCAATTATTTGAAGCACTGGGGCTGACGTTAACCGATGACAAAACCGTTGTTGTGGCCACGCGCACTGCAGGTATTTGGCGCATCGTGAAAGGCCAGTGGCAGTTATTTGCCGAAGGGACATTTGACAGCCTCGGCGTGTTAGCCGAAGACAAAAAAGGCCTCACCGTGATTGCCGGACAAAAAGCCGAACTCACACGCATCCGTGACACTAACGGCGATGGTATTGCCGACAGTTACGAAACATTATTTGATGCGCACTCCTATCACGGCAATTACCACTCGTATATGCACGGCCCGACACGCGGCAGTGATGGAGCTTATTACATCAGCATCAACCTCGCTGATGGCGGTGATGGCTCCACTTACAAAGCCGGTGGCAAATACATGGGCACTCAAGGTGGTTTATCCGGTTGGAATATCCGCGTTGAACCCAATGGCAAATTTGAGCTTTGGGCAAATGGTTTGCGCAGCCCTGCAGGCTTGGGCACAGCGCCCGATGGTCGCCTCTGGTATTCCGATAACCAGGGCGAATACATGGGCACGTCAAAATTGTTTGATATCCAAAAAGATATGTTTTTTGGCCACCCATCGGCACTGGTTGATTTACCCGGCATGACACCCGATTCCGCGGAAATTGCATGGGAAAAAGTACAAGACAAACGCACTAACGCGATCGTTTTGTTGCCGCATAACCGCGTTGCCAATTCACCGGGTAACCCGGCGTGGGATACCACCAAAGGAAAATTCGGTGCATTCGCGGGGCAAATGTTAATGGGCGACCAAACCCAATCGAATTTGCTGCGCATCGCGATTCAAAATGTCGATGGTGTTGAGCAAGGCAGTGTCATGCCGTTTATCGATGGCTTGGAATCCGGCGTGATGCGCCCGCTGTTTTTACCGGACAACAGTTTGCTACTCGGTCAGACCGGTCGCGGCTGGCAAGCCAAAGGCGGTCATGTGGCCAGTTTGCAGCGCATTGTGTGGGATGGAAAAACCATCGCACCTGCGATAACACAAATGCTTGCAACACCAACAGGCTTTGCAATCGAATTCACTCAGGCAATTAGCGCCAAACCCACGGCAGATGAATTACTATCGCTGATAGCGCTGGAGTCCTGGGTTTACCGCGACGCGCCGGATTACGGCTCTGAAGAGATGGATGTAACGCAAGAAGCAATCAAAGCCGTATCCATTAGCACTGATCGCAAAACAATAAATATCGATTTGTCATCACTGGTACAAAAACAGGTTCATCCACAACAAACAGCGCGGGTTTATCACGCACAGGTAAAAACCCAGACGCTGTTTGAAAAGAATGCGCCGGAAAAAATGGATGCGTATTACACGCTGTATCAATTTCCCAAAAAGTGA
- a CDS encoding tryptophan halogenase family protein: MSNAIQKVAIVGRDADAWITALYLQQALAGVQPAVDVVLIELPAELTRQDVFSVIPAYKILHKVLGANERKLLKESKGHYCFAQRFSNWCGGAAPYMHAYDRFGFDFNSVDFYQYWLKAKANGLQVPLEDFCLGAAAAKQQKYVEPERAAKIFSRASCGYHLSAVEYVQAIAKGVMANGLKRIPAQIALVNTEGEKITSVVLADGQTITADLFIDASGTEAVLMKAVEKNNIERWSDWLPADHIMVASAPVLNSLPSFSQISAFKHGWFGIYPLLDRTAINFAYSSKEVTPAALADLASVYTGMPIIDVTDVPFSAGARKKSWVGNCIALGATAVSLEPLDAVQLHPLHIGLSLLHELFPNNSSAMPEANVYNQKFFSFMENVRDFQIAHYHLNKRYDEPLWDYVRHMAIPDSLKHKIDLFAARGVVSLNENETFLQENWTSLFVGQKLETTTYDPLVDVLPEQELIEYFQTLLSNIKNEIQHMPSMQAYVEMNLM; the protein is encoded by the coding sequence ATGAGTAATGCTATTCAAAAAGTCGCAATTGTAGGGCGCGATGCAGATGCCTGGATTACGGCGTTGTATTTGCAGCAGGCACTGGCGGGTGTTCAACCTGCGGTTGATGTTGTGTTGATTGAATTGCCTGCAGAATTAACCCGGCAGGATGTTTTTTCGGTCATCCCAGCCTATAAAATTTTGCATAAAGTATTGGGCGCGAACGAGCGAAAACTATTAAAGGAATCCAAAGGGCATTATTGTTTTGCGCAGCGCTTCTCCAATTGGTGTGGTGGTGCTGCGCCCTATATGCATGCCTATGACCGTTTTGGTTTTGATTTTAACAGTGTTGATTTTTATCAGTACTGGCTCAAAGCAAAAGCGAATGGGTTGCAAGTCCCCCTTGAAGATTTTTGCCTGGGCGCAGCGGCTGCCAAGCAGCAAAAATATGTTGAGCCTGAGCGCGCAGCAAAAATCTTTTCGCGTGCCTCCTGTGGCTACCATTTAAGCGCTGTGGAATACGTGCAGGCTATTGCAAAAGGTGTGATGGCCAATGGTTTGAAACGCATACCTGCGCAGATTGCCCTTGTGAATACCGAGGGTGAAAAAATAACATCTGTTGTGCTGGCAGACGGGCAAACAATAACAGCCGATCTGTTTATTGATGCTTCAGGAACAGAAGCCGTTTTAATGAAAGCGGTAGAAAAAAATAATATTGAGCGATGGTCCGATTGGCTGCCTGCCGATCACATCATGGTTGCATCGGCACCGGTATTAAATTCGCTGCCCTCATTCAGCCAGATATCAGCGTTTAAACATGGCTGGTTTGGAATCTATCCACTGTTGGATAGAACAGCAATTAACTTTGCCTATTCATCCAAAGAAGTGACCCCGGCTGCGCTTGCGGATCTTGCCAGCGTGTATACCGGCATGCCAATTATCGATGTAACGGATGTGCCTTTTTCCGCCGGTGCGCGCAAAAAATCATGGGTTGGCAATTGTATAGCCTTAGGCGCTACTGCGGTGAGTTTGGAGCCGCTAGATGCCGTGCAGCTTCATCCTTTGCATATTGGTTTATCTTTGCTGCATGAATTGTTTCCGAACAATAGTAGTGCCATGCCGGAAGCGAATGTGTATAACCAGAAGTTTTTTTCGTTTATGGAAAATGTCCGCGATTTCCAAATTGCGCATTACCATTTAAATAAACGCTATGACGAACCGCTGTGGGATTATGTTCGTCATATGGCGATTCCGGATTCCTTAAAACACAAAATTGATTTATTTGCGGCTCGCGGTGTGGTTTCCCTGAATGAAAACGAAACGTTTCTACAGGAAAACTGGACTTCATTATTTGTCGGGCAAAAACTGGAAACCACAACCTACGATCCATTGGTAGATGTATTGCCGGAACAAGAGCTGATTGAATATTTCCAAACATTACTCTCGAATATCAAAAATGAAATACAACATATGCCCAGTATGCAGGCTTATGTTGAAATGAATTTAATGTGA
- a CDS encoding tryptophan halogenase family protein: protein MNKNKIRNIVIVGGGTSGWMVASVFAKVLGCNNYTITLVESEQIGTVGVGEATIPMINLFNGILGLNEDEFVRETNATFKLGIEFVNWGKIGKTYFHPFGSLGVDMEGISFNHFWMRWKNSGGGLDYSKFSIETEAARANKFIRTNSETGPAYMPKINYAFQFDASLYANYLRRYSELRGVKRIEGKITQVKQHSDSGYIESVILENGTGIEGDFFIDCSGFRGLLIEQTLKAGYEDWSQWLPVNKAVAVPCESAGPLLPFTRATAQEFGWQWRIPLQHRTGNGYVFCDKFLNVDEATETLLSRLDGKATASPRVLSFVTGVRKKCWIKNCVAVGLASGFLEPLESTSIHLVQVVIAKLLTMFPKDNISDFVVDRFNREMLHEYTDIKDFLIAHYKVSEREDTEFWRYVKHMDIPATLQEKLDTFRTRGDVMVKLDELFKEQSWFSVLVGQGLYPESYHPIADVVSDDDLRVRLTQIRTGIQNRLNMMPTHEHFISENCRAEKSVY, encoded by the coding sequence ATGAATAAAAATAAAATCAGAAATATTGTGATTGTGGGAGGTGGAACCTCGGGGTGGATGGTCGCTTCTGTTTTTGCCAAAGTGTTGGGGTGCAATAATTACACGATAACGCTGGTCGAGTCAGAGCAGATTGGTACAGTCGGAGTAGGTGAGGCGACTATTCCAATGATCAATTTGTTTAACGGCATTCTCGGCCTGAATGAAGATGAGTTTGTACGTGAAACCAATGCGACTTTTAAATTAGGCATCGAATTTGTCAATTGGGGAAAAATAGGCAAAACCTATTTTCATCCGTTTGGTTCATTGGGTGTGGACATGGAGGGCATTAGCTTTAATCATTTTTGGATGCGCTGGAAAAACAGTGGCGGCGGTTTGGATTACTCCAAGTTCAGTATCGAAACCGAAGCGGCACGCGCCAATAAATTTATCCGCACCAATTCAGAAACTGGCCCCGCGTACATGCCAAAAATTAATTACGCGTTCCAGTTTGATGCGAGCCTTTACGCAAATTATTTGCGCCGCTATTCCGAGTTGCGTGGAGTTAAACGCATAGAAGGCAAAATTACCCAAGTAAAACAGCATTCCGATTCCGGATACATAGAGTCGGTCATACTGGAAAACGGAACGGGTATTGAAGGGGATTTTTTTATTGATTGCTCCGGTTTTAGAGGCTTGCTGATTGAGCAAACCTTGAAGGCCGGTTATGAAGATTGGAGCCAATGGTTGCCGGTCAATAAGGCTGTGGCTGTTCCCTGTGAAAGCGCCGGGCCTTTGTTGCCTTTTACCCGCGCGACTGCGCAGGAATTTGGTTGGCAGTGGCGGATTCCGTTGCAGCACCGTACCGGTAATGGTTATGTATTTTGCGATAAATTTTTAAATGTCGATGAAGCGACTGAAACACTGTTGTCGCGTTTGGATGGCAAAGCTACCGCATCGCCACGTGTGTTGAGTTTTGTCACCGGTGTGCGTAAAAAATGCTGGATTAAAAATTGTGTTGCGGTTGGTCTTGCCAGCGGATTTTTAGAACCCTTGGAATCCACTAGCATCCATTTGGTTCAGGTTGTGATTGCAAAGTTGCTGACCATGTTCCCCAAGGACAATATCAGCGATTTTGTTGTCGATCGATTTAACCGCGAAATGTTGCACGAATATACTGACATCAAAGATTTTTTAATCGCGCATTACAAAGTGTCTGAACGGGAAGATACCGAATTCTGGCGTTATGTGAAGCATATGGATATACCGGCAACGTTGCAGGAAAAACTGGATACCTTCCGCACCCGTGGCGATGTGATGGTGAAATTGGATGAGTTATTCAAGGAGCAAAGTTGGTTCAGTGTATTGGTGGGGCAGGGGTTATATCCGGAGTCATATCACCCGATTGCGGATGTGGTGTCGGATGATGATTTGCGCGTCCGCCTTACCCAGATCCGCACCGGCATCCAGAATCGCTTGAATATGATGCCGACACACGAGCATTTTATTAGCGAGAATTGCAGGGCTGAAAAAAGCGTCTATTGA